The stretch of DNA AACCACTCCATTACCGAGAAGAATGATATCTTAAAGGATAAAATGGAATTTCAAAACAAAATAAAACATGTTCAATACAGGCTGGCCGGGCTGTCGAATGATGGAAGAGGATTCATCATTACCGGGAATCAAGAATTTGCTGACGGAATGGAAGAGAAGGCTGATGACGTCTTCTCCACGCTGGATGAATTGGAATCACTGGTACATAATCAGGATTATATGACGAACGTGAATGATATCCGCGATAATTTCACTGATTTCTGGAGCATGAATCAAGAAGTGGTATCCCGGTCCGCCTCTGATCCGGAAGCAGCACAATCACTTCACTTGGGCGAGGAAAGGAAATTACGGAAGGAAGTATTGGATCCATCCGTGAATGAATTGGTCGATCAATTGAATGATGATGTAGACGGCTTGGAAAAAGAGATCGATAGGTATGGACAGATAAGTCAATGGTCCATTATCTTGGTAACCATGCTTTCTATCATTTTGGGGATCGTTTTGAGCATCCTCCTTTTAAAATCCATCCTGGTGCCGCTGAGAAGCTTGAATAGGCAGCTGGAGGATATTGCCGAGGGAGATGCGGACCTGACGCAACAAGTCATGGTAAGAAGCAAGGATGAATTTGGCCAGCTTGCCGACTCCTTCAATGCTTTCGTCAGGTCCCTGGCAGGTATCATAAAACAGATAAGCAGTTCATCCCAGCAGGTTGCAGCCGCTTCAGAGGAATTATCGGCAAGCTCCGAACAGTCAAGAGCTACATCCGATCAGATATCCCAGTCGATGCAGGGAATCGCCCTGACGAGTACCGAACAAAGTGCAATGACAGAAAAAAGCGCACAATCGATAACAGAAATATTAAAGAGCCTCTCCAATGTGGCTGATAATACAAACAACATTGCGGAACATTCCTCTTATATGAAAGATAAGGCGGAAGCTGGTGCCTCCTCCGTGAATATGATGTCAGAACAAATGACGCTGATTGATCAATCTGTCCGGGAGGCTGGTGACGGATTAGAGACATTGGTGAAAAGCACAACGGAAATAAGCAATATCTCTTCCCTTATCACCGATATCTCCGAGCAAACCAATCTCCTGGCATTGAATGCAGCCATTGAAGCTGCCCGGGCCGGGGAACAAGGAAAAGGCTTTGCTGTCGTAGCGGAAGAAGTCCGCAAGCTCGCTGATGAAACCAATCAATCTGCCGGCACGATCAAGCAATTGGTCTCTGCAATAGAAACAGACTCGAAAGAAACGGTAAACAATATCACGAACGTCCAGCACAACGTGGATACAGGCATGAATCATGCCCAGGAAACCCAGGAGCAGTTTAACGAAATAGTAGGCCTTGTGGAACAAGTGACCGCCGAAATACAGGAGATGGCAGCTGCCACCCAGCAACTGACCGCGAGTGTGGAAGGCATACAGCATACCATTTCGACACTTGAAACAGGAGCCCAGGAAACATCCTCCAGCTCCCAGGCAATTGCCTCGGCAACCCAGGAACAGTTAAGTTCCATGGAAGATATTTCGAACGCCGCTGTTTCTCTTTCGGATTTGGCCGAAGAGCTGCAGGTGATTGTTAATCGGTTTAAATATTGAAGAAAGATCCCTCAGAGAAAATCTGGGGGATCTTTTTGATTAGAGAGGTGCTTGGATTCTCTTCCACACCATTATTTCCATTTAGCTCCTACTGCTGCCTCACCCTAACTGAATGTATTTCATTTGTACACACCCTCAATTCATCACCTTTATAAACACGACTTTCAGGTAGTTAAATTCAGGGTAATTGTGCGGTACAGTAAAATCTTCTGGCAGTTGGTGTTCTTCCAAGATTTTGTAGCGTGTGTTGGATTCCATAAATGCTTTATCGATAAATGATTTGAACTTTTTCATGTTGAAGCTTGCGTTATTTGTCGACGCAATGATCAACCCGCCATCATTTGTGATTTTCAAGGCATCTTGCAGCAGCTTCGGATAATCCTTCGCCGTGCTGAATGTTATTTTCTTTGTACGTGCAAAGCTTGGCGGATCCAATACCACAACATCAAATTTCAATTCATGACGGGCCGCATATCGAAAATAATCAAAGACATCCATTACCTTGATGTCCTGCGCCTCATCATCAATTTCGTTGACTGCAAATTGCTCGATGGTCTTTGGCAGGCTCCGTTTTGCTACATCCACACTCGTTGTCTTGACGGCACCGCCTAGAACGGCTGCTACGGAGAACGCACCTGTATAAGAGAATGTATTCAGAACCGTTTTTCCTTTTGCATAATGGTCACGCAATGCTTTT from Terribacillus sp. FSL K6-0262 encodes:
- a CDS encoding methyl-accepting chemotaxis protein encodes the protein MRIKTKLLGITSILIFSLLLIGGSSIFINHSITEKNDILKDKMEFQNKIKHVQYRLAGLSNDGRGFIITGNQEFADGMEEKADDVFSTLDELESLVHNQDYMTNVNDIRDNFTDFWSMNQEVVSRSASDPEAAQSLHLGEERKLRKEVLDPSVNELVDQLNDDVDGLEKEIDRYGQISQWSIILVTMLSIILGIVLSILLLKSILVPLRSLNRQLEDIAEGDADLTQQVMVRSKDEFGQLADSFNAFVRSLAGIIKQISSSSQQVAAASEELSASSEQSRATSDQISQSMQGIALTSTEQSAMTEKSAQSITEILKSLSNVADNTNNIAEHSSYMKDKAEAGASSVNMMSEQMTLIDQSVREAGDGLETLVKSTTEISNISSLITDISEQTNLLALNAAIEAARAGEQGKGFAVVAEEVRKLADETNQSAGTIKQLVSAIETDSKETVNNITNVQHNVDTGMNHAQETQEQFNEIVGLVEQVTAEIQEMAAATQQLTASVEGIQHTISTLETGAQETSSSSQAIASATQEQLSSMEDISNAAVSLSDLAEELQVIVNRFKY